The following are encoded in a window of Vigna unguiculata cultivar IT97K-499-35 chromosome 8, ASM411807v1, whole genome shotgun sequence genomic DNA:
- the LOC114193493 gene encoding aspartic proteinase PCS1-like has translation MASSKSSLFLPLPLLFLLLQIQTCLSSSQTQNPLLLSLKTQTQTQTPSRKLSFQHNVTLTVSLTVGSPPQNVTMVLDTGSELSWLHCKQLPNLNSTFNPLLSSSYTTAPCNSSICNTRTRDLILPASCDPDKLCHVIVSYADSSSVEGTLAAETFSIGGAAQPGTLFGCMDSAGYTSDADEDSKTTGLMGMNRGSLSLVTQMGLPKFSYCISGKDASGVLLLGGGAAAAPWLGPLKYTPLVTATTSLPYFDRVAYTVQLQGIKVREKLLQLPKSVFLPDHTGAGQTMVDSGTQFTFLLGSVYSALKDEFLEQTKGVLTRIEDPEFVFEGAMDLCYHAPASLAAVPAVTLVFDGAEMKVSGERLLYRARKGSDWVYCFTFGNSDLLGIEAYVIGHHHQQNVWMEFDLVKSRVGFTETTCDLASQRLGLSP, from the coding sequence ATGGCTTCTTCTAagtcttctctttttcttcctctcccCCTCCTCTTCCTTCTCCTGCAAATCCAAACATGTCTCTCTTCATCGCAAACACAAAACCCACTCCTACTGTCTCTAAAAACAcagacacaaacacaaacacccTCACGTAAGCTCTCTTTCCAGCATAATGTAACACTAACTGTCTCACTAACCGTAGGCTCACCCCCACAGAACGTTACCATGGTCCTCGACACAGGGAGTGAACTCTCCTGGCTCCATTGTAAACAACTCCCCAACCTAAACTCAACCTTCAACCCTCTGCTCTCATCCTCATACACCACAGCTCCATGCAACTCATCCATATGCAACACCAGAACTCGTGACCTTATCCTACCCGCTTCCTGCGACCCCGACAAACTCTGCCACGTCATCGTCTCCTACGCCGACTCCTCCTCCGTCGAGGGCACCCTCGCCGCAGAAACCTTCTCCATCGGTGGCGCAGCACAACCGGGAACCTTGTTCGGGTGCATGGACTCCGCCGGGTACACCTCCGACGCCGACGAGGATTCCAAAACCACAGGTCTCATGGGGATGAACCGAGGCTCTCTCTCGCTGGTCACCCAAATGGGGCTCCCCAAATTCTCCTACTGCATCTCCGGGAAGGACGCCTCCGGAGTCCTCCTTCTGGGAGGCGGAGCCGCCGCCGCGCCGTGGCTGGGGCCGCTTAAATATACACCTTTAGTCACGGCAACAACCTCGTTGCCGTACTTTGACCGCGTGGCGTATACGGTCCAGCTCCAGGGGATCAAGGTTAGGGAGAAACTTCTGCAACTTCCGAAGTCGGTGTTCTTGCCCGATCACACAGGGGCGGGTCAGACGATGGTGGATTCGGGTACCCAGTTCACGTTTCTTCTCGGGTCGGTTTATTCGGCATTGAAAGATGAGTTCTTGGAGCAAACAAAGGGGGTGCTGACCCGAATTGAGGACCCGGAGTTTGTGTTTGAGGGGGCGATGGACTTGTGCTACCACGCACCAGCGAGTTTGGCGGCGGTTCCGGCAGTGACGCTGGTGTTTGATGGGGCGGAGATGAAGGTTTCCGGGGAGAGGCTGTTGTATAGGGCGAGGAAGGGGAGTGATTGGGTTTATTGCTTCACTTTTGGAAACTCTGATTTGTTGGGAATTGAAGCTTACGTGATTGGGCATCATCATCAGCAGAACGTGTGGATGGAGTTTGATTTGGTCAAATCTAGAGTGGGGTTCACCGAGACAACGTGTGACCTCGCCAGTCAACGGTTGGGCCTCTCTCCTTAG